The Qipengyuania oceanensis genome includes the window GCGTCGGTCAGGTCGAGCTCGATCTTGCGATCCCTGAGCAACTTCTGGACCCGCGCGACCTGGATATCGACGATCGGGGCCATGTGCTCCTCGCCCAGGCGATGGAAGAGGATGATCTCGTCCAGCCGGTTGAGGAACTCGGGCCGGAAATGGGCCCGGACCACGTCCATCACCTGCGGCTCGACACTGTCGACGTCCTTGCCGTCCTCGATCTGGGTGAGGAACTGGCTGCCGAGATTGCTGGTCAGGATGATCAGCGTGTTTGAGAAGTCGACCACCCGGCCCTGCCCGTCGGTCAAACGCCCGTCGTCAAGCACCTGGAGCAGCACGTTGAAGACATCGGAATGCGCCTTCTCGACCTCGTCGAACAGCACCACCTGGTAAGGCCTGCGCCGCACGGCCTCGGTCAGCACCCCGCCCTCGTCGTAGCCGACGTAGCCCGGAGGCGCACCGATCAGCCGGGCAACCGCGTGCTTCTCCATGAACTCGCTCATGTCGATGCGAACCATCGCGTCGTCGTCGTCGAACAGGAATGACGCGAGCGCCTTCGTGAGCTCGGTCTTGCCGACGCCCGTCGGGCCCAGGAACAAGAAGCTGCCGAGCGGCCGGTTCGGGTCCTGCAAGCCTGCCCGCGCACGGCGCACCGCCTTGGACACGGCCTGGATCGCCTGCGACTGGCCGATCACCCGCTTGCCGAGCAATTGCTCCATCTGCAGCAGCTTCTCGCGCTCGCCCTCCATCATGCGGTCGACCGGCACGCCGGTCCAGCGGCTGACCACGCCGGCGATATCGTCTTCGGTCACTTCCTCGCGCAGCAATGCGTTCTCGGTCTCGCTGCCGGCTTCCGCCAGTCGCTTCTCCAGCTGTGGGATCGTGCCGTATTGCAGCTCGCCCGCCTTCGCGAGATCGCCCGCGCGCTGCGCCTGCTCGAGTTCGAGCCGGGCGGCATCGAGATCTTCCTTGATCCGCGCCTCGGCATGGATCTTGTCACGCTCGTTCTGCCAGCGCGTCGTCAGTTCCGACGACTGCTGCTCGAGTTCGGACAGTTCCTTGCGCAACGCCTCGAGCCGGTCCTTCGAAGCCTGGTCGCTTTCCTTTTGCAGCGCCTGCTCCTCGATCCGCAGCTGGATGATCCGCCGGTCGAGACTCTCGATCTCTTCCGGCTTGGATTCGACTTCCATGCGGATGCGGCTCGCGGCCTCGTCCATCAGATCGATCGCCTTGTCGGGCAGGAAGCGGTTCTGGATGTAGCGGTTGGACAGCTGCGCGGCGGCAACGATCGCGCCGTCGGTGATGCGGACGCCGTGATGCAACTCGTACTTGTCCTTGATCCCGCGCAGGATCGAGATCGTATCCTCGACACTCGGCTCGTCGATGTAGACGGGCTGGAAGCGCCGCTGCAGCGCCGGGTCCTTCTCGACATACTTCTGGTATTCGTCGAGCGTGGTCGCGCCGATGCAATGCAGGTCCCCGCGACTGAGGGCGGGCTTCAGCAGGTTGCTCGCATCCATGCTGCCTTCGGACGCGCCTGCGCCGATCAGCGTGTGCATCTCGTCGATGAACAGGATGATCTGGCCCTCGGCGCCCTTCACTTCGTCGAGCACGGCTTTCAGCCGTTCCTCGAACTCGCCCCGGTATTTCGCACCCGCGATCAGCGCGCCCATGTCGAGCGCCATCAGCGTGCGGCCCTTGAGACTGTCGGGCACGTCGCCGTTGGCGATGCGCAGCGCGAGGCCTTCGGCGATCGCGGTCTTGCCGGTGCCGGGCTCGCCGATGAGCGCCGGATTGTTTTTGGTCCGCCGGGCGAGGATCTGCACCGTCCGGCGGATTTCCTCGTCGCGGCCGATGACGGGATCGAGCTTGCCGTCGCGCGCCGCCTGGGTGAGGTCGCGGGCGTATTTCTTCATCGCGTCGTAGGCTTCTTCCGCGCCCGAACTGTCGGCGGTGCGCCCGCCGGTCACGTCCTGGATCGCGGCCTCGAGCGACTTCGCATCGACACCGGCGGCCTTGATCGCTTTTCCGGCAGGACCGTCGGTCAGCGCGAGCGCCTGCAACAGCCGCTGGACGGGCACGAAGCTGTCGCCGGCCTTCTCGGCCAGCTGTTCGGCCTGGTCGAGCGCACGTACGGCATCGTTGTCGAGGCCCGGCGTCGCTTGCGCCCCGCCACCCGACACGGCCGGGATCTTCGCCAGCGCATTGTCGACTTCAGTGATCGCCACGCCGGGATTGCCCCCTGCCCGCTGGATCAGCTGTGCCGCCATGCCCTGGTCGTCCTCGAGCAAAGCCTTCAGGACATGGGCAGGGGTTATCCGCTGGTGAGACATGCGGATGGCGACGGTCTGTGCGCTCTGCAGGAAGCCCTTGGCGCGATCGGTGAATTTTTCGAGATTCATTCGGAAACCCTCATCAGAACTGACCTCCGATATAGTGTTGCATTTGGGCAACACAAGCATCGCCGTGCAGGAAATCTGCAAGGTGTGTTAGTCCGATATAGGACTGCCGATCGCCAGTGCGAGGGGGCAACCCGGAATCGCCCGGTTTTTACTGCGCGCCGACGCCCTCGAGCCCGGGGACGAGCACGGTGCGATCGCCGCCGAAATCCTCGCGCACTACGATCAGTCCCTGCCGCTCGAGATGCTCGAGCAGACGCCGGACCCGCCCGGGAGAGCTGGTGCCATAGGCGCGTGCGAGCGCGTCCTCGTCGACGGTGCTTTCACCCGCATGGCAGGCCTTGGCGATCACGAAGAAGGGGCCGAGCAGGTCGTCTTCCACCGCCTGCGCCAATTGCATGATCCGCGCGAGCGAGCCGTCCGGCAGCGCGTCGAGCCCGGCGGACCGTTGCGCAAGCTCGCGTCGGAAAGCCGCCATGTCGGGCATCGGACCAATCAGCCGCTCCCGCCTGCAGCGGGCGAGGAAGGTCTGGTACTGGCTGCTCGCGGACTTGAACGCGACCGCCTCTTCCGCTGCCATTGCGCCGATGATCGCATCGATCCGCGCGGCAAATTCGGTATTGTCCGGCTGCTCGGCAGAATCGACCTGCGCGCGCTCGGCGCTCTCGATCGAGCGGGCCACGTCCTCCACCCTCGGCGCAGGCCGTGGCGGCGCCGGCGGGCTGGCCTTCGCGGCATCGGCGGCAAGATCGAGCGTCAGCAGGCTCGCCATGTCTTCCGGCGAGGTCTCGGGTAGGGCGATCAGCCCTTCGGCGCGCGCTTTCAGGCCGGAGCGGACCGGGCCGATCCTGACCGCGACCGGCTCGCGCGAGATGGCCGGACCGAGCGCCAGGAAATGCCCGCGTTCGAGCTCGCGAATCCGCTCGGCCTGGCGCCGGTCCATGCCCAGGAGGTCGGCTGCCCGGACCATGTCGATGTCGAGGAAAGTGCGCCCCATCAGGAAGTTCGAAGCCTCGGCAGCGACGTTCTTGGCGAGCTTGGCCAGCCGCTGGGTCGCGACGATCCCGGCAAGCCCGCGCTTGCGCCCGCGGCACATGAGATTGGTCATCGCCGACAGCGTCATCCGGCGCGTGTCCTCCGCGATCTCGCCCGCGACCGAGGGGGCGAACATCTGCGCCTCGTCGACTACGACCAGTGCAGGATACCAATGCTCGCGCGGGGCATCGAACAGCGCGGTCAGGAACTGCGCGGCGCAGCGGATCTGCTGTTCGACTTCCAGTTCCTCAAGCGCCAGCACAACGCTCGCGCGGTGCTCGCGGATGCGGCGGGCGAGCGCCTCGATCTCGGCCGGAGAATATGCCGCGCCGTCGATCACGACGTGGCCGAATTCGTCCGCGAGCGAGGTGAAATCTCCTTCCGGGTCGATCACCACCTGCTGCACCATGCGCGCGCTTTCCTCGAGCAGGCGGCGCAGCAGGTGCGACTTGCCACTGCCCGAATTGCCCTGGACGAGCAGCCGCGTCGCGAGCAGCTCCTCGACGTCGAATTCGACCGGCCTCTCGCCCCTGGCGTGCCCTATGGTGATTGCTGCCCTCACGATTCGCTCAAGGCTAGCGATCCGCGCCGCCCGAGAGGAAGGGCAGGCCGGCAGGTTTTGCCCAGCCGCCCCGCTCCATCCGTCGCATTGCGTGTGTGACCCGGGGTCGCTACCGACGGCGGCCAAGGAGAGGTTGCATGTGGAAATGGGTCGGGCGGATCGCCTTGGTGGCGGTCGTGCTGCTGGTCGTCGCTTTCGTGGCGCTGGCGAGCTGGGAGCCGTTCTGGGCGAAGCGCGACGCCCAGGCAGGACCGCAGGGCAGCTATCGGGCCGAGATCGTGCGCGACGACTACGGCGTGCCGCATATCTTAGGCAAGACCGATGCGGACGTCGCCTACGGGGTCGCGATCGCCCATGCGGAAGATGATTTCACCACCTTGCAGGACGTGATCGCCATGAGCCGCGGGCGCTATGGCGCAATCGCCGGGCAGGAAGGCGCTGCGGCCGACTACGTCTATCACCTGCTCGACGCGCGCGGCACGGCGGAGCGCGAGTTCCCCAGGCTACCCGCCGATACCCAAGCCCTGTTCCAAGCCTACGCCGCCGGCCTCAACCGCTTTGCCGAGGACCATCCGGACGAGATCAAGCTGGCCAACCTCTTCCCGGTCGACGGGAAGGACGTGGCGGCCGGCTTCGCCCTGCGCC containing:
- the clpB gene encoding ATP-dependent chaperone ClpB, which produces MNLEKFTDRAKGFLQSAQTVAIRMSHQRITPAHVLKALLEDDQGMAAQLIQRAGGNPGVAITEVDNALAKIPAVSGGGAQATPGLDNDAVRALDQAEQLAEKAGDSFVPVQRLLQALALTDGPAGKAIKAAGVDAKSLEAAIQDVTGGRTADSSGAEEAYDAMKKYARDLTQAARDGKLDPVIGRDEEIRRTVQILARRTKNNPALIGEPGTGKTAIAEGLALRIANGDVPDSLKGRTLMALDMGALIAGAKYRGEFEERLKAVLDEVKGAEGQIILFIDEMHTLIGAGASEGSMDASNLLKPALSRGDLHCIGATTLDEYQKYVEKDPALQRRFQPVYIDEPSVEDTISILRGIKDKYELHHGVRITDGAIVAAAQLSNRYIQNRFLPDKAIDLMDEAASRIRMEVESKPEEIESLDRRIIQLRIEEQALQKESDQASKDRLEALRKELSELEQQSSELTTRWQNERDKIHAEARIKEDLDAARLELEQAQRAGDLAKAGELQYGTIPQLEKRLAEAGSETENALLREEVTEDDIAGVVSRWTGVPVDRMMEGEREKLLQMEQLLGKRVIGQSQAIQAVSKAVRRARAGLQDPNRPLGSFLFLGPTGVGKTELTKALASFLFDDDDAMVRIDMSEFMEKHAVARLIGAPPGYVGYDEGGVLTEAVRRRPYQVVLFDEVEKAHSDVFNVLLQVLDDGRLTDGQGRVVDFSNTLIILTSNLGSQFLTQIEDGKDVDSVEPQVMDVVRAHFRPEFLNRLDEIILFHRLGEEHMAPIVDIQVARVQKLLRDRKIELDLTDAARRWLGRVGYDPVYGARPLKRAVQRYLQDPLAEKLLAGEVPDGSTVKVDEGDGELQIEIN
- a CDS encoding helicase HerA domain-containing protein, with protein sequence MRAAITIGHARGERPVEFDVEELLATRLLVQGNSGSGKSHLLRRLLEESARMVQQVVIDPEGDFTSLADEFGHVVIDGAAYSPAEIEALARRIREHRASVVLALEELEVEQQIRCAAQFLTALFDAPREHWYPALVVVDEAQMFAPSVAGEIAEDTRRMTLSAMTNLMCRGRKRGLAGIVATQRLAKLAKNVAAEASNFLMGRTFLDIDMVRAADLLGMDRRQAERIRELERGHFLALGPAISREPVAVRIGPVRSGLKARAEGLIALPETSPEDMASLLTLDLAADAAKASPPAPPRPAPRVEDVARSIESAERAQVDSAEQPDNTEFAARIDAIIGAMAAEEAVAFKSASSQYQTFLARCRRERLIGPMPDMAAFRRELAQRSAGLDALPDGSLARIMQLAQAVEDDLLGPFFVIAKACHAGESTVDEDALARAYGTSSPGRVRRLLEHLERQGLIVVREDFGGDRTVLVPGLEGVGAQ